gggaggagggagaagaagagagacagagagaaggagggagtggGTTAAGTGtgccaatatccatccatccatccattatccaaaccgcttatcctgctcagggttgtggggacgctggagcctatcccattagTCATtgcacggcaggcggggagacaccctggacaagccgccagtccatcacagggccgacatacacacacatattcacaccttgggacaattttgtacggctgattcacctgacctacactaccgttcaaaagtttgggatcacccaaacaattttttgttttccatgaaaagtcacacttattcaccaccatatgttgtgaaatgaatagaaaatagagtcaagacattgacaaggttagaaataatgatttgtatttgaaataagattttttttacatcaaactttgctttcgtcaaagaatcctccatttgcagcaattacagcattgcagacctttggcattctagctgttaatttgttgaggtaatctggagaaattgcaccccacgcttccagaagcagctcccacaagttggattggttggatgggcacttctttgagcagattgagtttctggagcatcacatttgtggggtcaattaaacgctcaaaatggccagaaaaagagaactttcatctgaaactcgacagtctattcttgttcttagaaatgaaggctattccatgcgagaaattgctaagaaattgaagatttcctacaccggtgtgtactactcccttcagaggacagcacaaacaggctctaacaggtactatttaatgaagatgccagttggggacctgtgaggcgtctgtttctcaaactagagactctaatgtacttatcttcttgctcagttgtgcaacgcggcctcccacttctttttctactctggttagagcctgtttgtgctgtcctctgaagggagtagtacacaccggtgtaggaaatcttcaatttcttagcaatttctcgcatggaatagccttcatttctaagaacaagaatagactgtcgagtttcaaatgaaagttctctttttctggcccttttgagcgtttaattgaccccacaaatgtgatgctccagaaactcaatctgctcaaagaagtgcccatccaaccaatccaacttgtgggagctgcttctggaagcgtggggtgcaatttctccagattacctcaacaaattaacagctagaatgccaaaggtctgcaatgctgtaattgctgcaaatggaggattctttgacgaaagcaaagtttgatgtaaaaaaaatcttatttcaaatacaaatcattatttctaaccttgtcaatgtcttgactctattttctattcatttcacaacatatggtggtgaataagtgtgacttttcatggaaaacaaaaaattgtttgggtgatcccaaacttttgaacagtagtgtacatgtctttggactgtgggaggaaacccacgcagacacggggagaacatgcaaactccacacagaggataacccgggacgacccccccaaggttggactaccccggggcgtgaacccaggaccttcttgctgcaaggtaaccgcgctaaccactgcgctgcccccaagtgttagcttttacaggcaaattctatccaaaggacagaactgttaggcgctcatgacttatgagcatattttgaatactgcagggaaaGAAGTAGGCTACTTTAACTGAGCCGGTGATCAGCTAACAGCCTTCCATTGCTGTACAGTTTATGTATGAGGGGTTAGTGTCACCAACGCCGTTTTTCTAGACATAACAAAAAAAACCACGcataacagacagacagccatcAGCGGGTGGAGGCGCAAGTGAGGTATGCCAATATACAAAGATAAAAAGTTAAGAAAAACAATATCATTAAATATTGTTAAACATTCAGCTGCACCTCAATGATGTCTTACTTCTGAAACTTGAGGGTGAAGTTCTGGTAGTCATCATTTCCAAAAGAGGAACCGTAAGAAAGTGGGTTCAATCCAACGCAATCTGGCAAAGGTTTACGGATAATAACATTAGAAGAAGCAACAAAACGGTCACATGGGAAACTTCTACCGCTCTAAAAAAAGAcgacagtttttttttccagatgacGCATCGATTTTTCCACACTTCCCCGTCGCATTACCTCCAAGAAAAACACTGGTGGTTAACCTGAGATCCATTTCTGTCTGTTTTACTCTGTTTATTCAAACAAGATTTTTATCAGGCACCACCAAAGGCCCCCATTCTAACATCAGCAGGTCTACACAACCAAATCATCCGCCAAGGACATTTGTATTTTTATGCTTAAGCCTGTGAGGGAAAAGGCTTTttaatatgttgttttttttctgattgGGATTATTTTAAGCATTCAAGAAGTAGGGCAGATGTGCAAAGCGCCTCCTGACATTTATAGGGCACCGCCACAATGACTCACTGACACAGTCATTTCCTCGAGGGCCAAAAGAACAGCAGCAttggatattaaaaaaaaaaagaaaggaaaaaggtTGCCAGTTTTCAGTGTCGGTTTCCAGTGTCATATCATATGCCGATGGGTAAAATTTGACGGACACATCATAACGAATGGCGAGGAAACGGGAGAGACTGAGGCCGCCTTACCGGTGACAACATGGGGGTCGATGTTAAACGTGTCATTGACAGGATCGATGCTGCCCTTTTTGTAGTACCTCTGGCAGAGAGAAAGCGCACTTCCATTGACTCCGACCCCTAACACATATGCATACCGTCCCAACGAGATCTGCGGTAAGGCCAAATACTGAAGAAGAACATAGAGAGACATAGAAGAGTGGAAATGAGAATGACAACTGGATGCTGTAGTAAAAAGAAATAGAGTAGCAGGATGCAACAGGGTGTCCACACagatacagatgggtgacaaattaaaggaaaaagctTAATGGTTGACAGCTGCAGTGAGGGAATCCGGGGGCTCTGCTATACtgtggggggggcattttcttggcatggtttgggtccacttgtccccttagagggaagggccgctgcaaatcaatacaaagttattctaagTGACCACCTTTTATcttgtgatgaaacatttctttttcccccctttttctccccagttgcacctggccaattaccccactcttccgagccgtcctggtcgttgcccccccccccctccttgccaagccagggagggctgcagactaccacatgcctcctctgatacatgtggagtcgccagccgcttttttcacctgacagtgaggagtttcaccagggggatgtagcacatgggaggattacgctattccccccagttccccctccccccacgaacaggcgccccaacatacccacatctggctccccaaacgcagacacggccagttgtgtctgtagggatgcccaaccgagccggaggtaacatggggattcgaacggacgatctccgtgttggtaggcaacggaatagaccgctacgatacccggacacccacgatgaaacgtttctatcCTGtttggagtggtctcttccaggatgacaatgcccccacccacagggcacgaggggtcacggAATAGTTCgctgagtatgaaaatgatgtaaatcatatgctgtgGGCTTCACAGTCACCGGATCTCAACCCAATTTAACAGCAATAGGAGATTGTGGAccaacgtgttagacagcgctctccaccaccgtcatcgaaacaccaaatgagggaatatattTTGGAAGAacggtgttcatccctccagtggAGTTCAGGGACTTGTAGAATGTATGACAAGGAGCCCTGAAGCTGTGCTGGAGGCTCGCGGTGGCCCAATACCTTACCCTGACACTTTACGttagtttttcctttaatttgtcacccaacTATAGACCTTACATGTTGTATAATGGGAAAACCATATAACCATATTACACAAATAAAAAATCAAAACTCAAGCCaacaatcacagaaagttgaatcagttcatctggacacaacgtttcatcactcatccgagtgacctcttcagtctctctTATAAATAGCACcattgcataatgaccgaaaacggcaatcggtttcatatgcatattaCTGTGAccgttaattagagttacaatggccatgtgtactattcacagaggattggggaatagttgcaatcacagtaagatggtaacagatgtactcttaggcccccctcggttcagagatggtcgttccctcttcacatagatggcctttttgactccccgatcaaaccagcgttcctccctatcaaggatgtgctcatcctcatccttgaaagagtggccactggcctgtagatgggtgtagactgcagagtcctggcctgatgcgttagctcttctgtgttctgccatcctcttggccagtgtctgtttggtttccccaatgtacaagtcacggcaatcctcgtgGCACTTAATCCATggtcactgtaactctagttaatggtcaggttaacttgcatatgaaaccgattgttgttttcggtaattttgccactgtgctgtttataagggtggggatacctgcagtcagttgagactgaaaaagtcacttaagatgagtgatgaaatgtttctctcaattaatgttgtgtccagatgaactgattcaactttatgatttccttacctggattactgagcatgcattaagTCAAGCCAGCAATGGTGCAGTTATTCCTGAGGGTATGGGCCAACCTAATCATTCAACAGTGGGGGCCATACTAGCATATAGCACTTAAGTTAGAATAATAAAAACCATTTGTGTCAACACAGTACCCGTTCTGTGGCATAATAGATGTGGCTGTAGAGTTCACTCCGTGTGTGGATGGCCTGTGGCGTATCATCCTGGTAGCCTTTCAGGAACAAATGCTTAAATGATGCGGTGTTCTCCTCTTTGAACGTCACGACCATCTGGTTGCTCAGCCCGAAAAGCACCAACTAAGAGAGAAGTGGGCAAACGAAAGGAGACTCAGCATGCCAGTAATATTCAGAATTTAGTAGGGAAACTGCACATCAGATTATTGGCAAAAGACTGCAGGTGACCATTGCTTTTATTGCTAATTAATCTTGGACGGCACTCAAATCTCAAGTTTAAGGTTTAAGTGCATTGTCACATTCAATAGTCCCACACAGTCCAGCTAGTGCAGTGCATCAGTCACTTGCCGACTGTTGCACTGCAACAATGAAAAAAAGACGGATTAAAAAATATATGATCAGCTAAACATGCTCAAAAAAGCTCAGTCTACCTGCACGGTGACAATGATGATTTTGAGCAGCTGCAGGCCCAGTTTGAAAGGCTTGCGGCCCTTGGCATGGTATTTATCGCAGGGGCTCATGAAAAAGTACTTCAGCTTCCTCCTcagcgcctcctcctcctcctcctcttgctgCGGCTGTCGGAGCTCAGAGCCCACCAGAACAGTCGGACGGGAGTTTCCGCCACCAAGATCCTGAGACCCATAGCTGGTCACAGATGCGAACAACCGTTCTTTCTCTGTCAGAGccaaagggagaaaaaaagaaatccatTCGTGTCCGAAATGAAAAGAACCATTATCATGAGCAGCGTGCATTATGAGAGGGAATACCCTAATCATTTGGCAAACATCTCGGTTTACCGGTTACGCAGGATAGTAAATGATGCTTTAGTTGTGTTACTGCAGCCCAATCTGCAATAACTGCATGTCTATCAATCCTGAAAGAGGGCTCCCTTCTCTTATGCTACGAGGTCTCtcccatgtttgtttttgtttttctcagtcttgttttaaatgtattgtttttatgtggaccccagtaagactagcggtgctttagggcacagctaatggggatcctgataaataaacttaactcactcactcataaactGAGATTTACTCTCACATTTAGTTGTACCATCTGCGTAGATTGGGGGGGGGTGAgccctccaaaaaaaacaaaaaattgtgAGCATATCTGAAAACTATATGCTGTTGTAAGATGCTGAATACTTTAATTTTCTTAATTAAAACTAATCACCATAGGTAAGAAAACTGGCAAAGTATTTTTTCCCTGCACCCCCCACCACTTATTCTCTCAGCCTCCCCCTCGTTTTCGATCACTTGGTATCGCCCATGTGGTTTCGTTAGGTACaatttcacagaaacgccatgACAGAAACGCAGCTAAGCTGTCGTTAACGTACATAAACAAATCAATTAAAGCCTTTACATGTTGCTGGTGTGCCAGCTTGCTTTTACGGGTTATCGGTTGGTTAAAAATGTGATTAGACgagttagctttagctctgccgAACCCTGCGCAACGTGGTTTACTTTTCAATGcccctgtaaactactaataagacacgttagcccctagctacccgttagccgagcggttagtgacgtcgccttgtgtgGCAggacactccgtatcgaatcccgcaccgggcgagaaaataaccggttacaccccTAATGTTAGTTTGCTAAACTGAAAACGTGCTGTCAATACTAGGCCTAGACCCGCTTTACAATTGTAACACACTGAATCTGTATCGTTATATTCacagcaaagtcacacaacagttgtgtctCCCATCTCttgacaccatccatccattatccaaaccgcttatcctgcccccaggctggcggggatgctggagcttatcccagcagccattggacgGCAGACAAACACATTCGAGCCGGCTATTATAAACGTGCCCATGGCAACAAGATGCACCTGTTCAGGATCGCAGACCGGAAACGCAACGGAGGAAGATAACGCGCAGCCATTGCATATTCGACGCCACACGACGCTGCTTGTCGGGTGGAGATGACGTAATCTATCGCCGAACACGCAGCCAACCCGGCTGTGAATAACACAGATTACACAAAGAAGAATGCGGATGGACGGCAATAAGGCGCCCGCAGTGTCGACAGGGAGACGGGGACgcttgacagacacacacacaaacctgcggCGCTGTCTTGGGCGCCGCTGTAATTGGAGGACGCCATGGCGATGCTCCGACGGTCGCACAACGAGAAGTAACAGCGCGGTGACCGAGCAAGTTGACTGACATGCCGGGGTATCTGCCAATTCGTGCGGGAGATGTTTGTGGGTCAAGCCATGGCGCTGAAAGACGGAAAATAAGCGGACGGTCACGGAATAAATGACGACGGCCAACACGGGTCGGCTCTTCCTACGCGGTCATGTGACACGTGCCATGTGACACGTTTGCATGGTCGGAGACGCTATTACACAGAACACAGTATATTATTATTTTACATCAAACCTAGCTATttttcccagccccccccccaaaatgaaaAGTCATAATAATATGATAAATATATTAATAGtaataaatattatatatatatgagagagagcgcttttcaaggtacaaaaagacgctttacataagttaaacaTAAAAGCAAAACACCTAAAACAAAAGCCACACAAAATTAATCACACGTTAAAAGCGGTTCCGAGAAGGTGAGTTTTGATTGACGTGAACGTGGTGCACGGGAGTTTGGGGAGTGGGTTccagagggaagggggggggcaactaTGGGGAAGGATCTGCTCccccaggtctggtgcttggtcctgtatggtggagacaggagatTGGTGTCGGGAGGAGCGAAGGCTTTGGGATGGAGTTATGGTAGTGGAGCtggtcggtgaggtaggagggggccctGGTTTATGGAGGGCTGTGTGAATGAGGAGAAGGACTcttgaattggatccgttgtgagacagggagccagtggaggttctggaggacaggggtgatgtggtcacaggagctggagtgggtgagcaggtgagcagcagagttgtggatgtactggagttcatttaggactttggatgatgggcCACAGAGAGTACTACTGCAGtaatcaattctggatgtgacgaaggcatggatcaaagtttcggcAGCAGAAAAGGAGAGTTATGGGTGGAGAcgagctatgtttttttttttaggtggagaaaggcagttctggtgatttgattgatgtggtgtCCAAAGGCGAGATTGCTGTCAGAAATGATTCAGAGGTTGCGGATGTTTGGGGAGGAGGACAGAGTGGCGTTattgatggtgaggcagaagcTATGAGTGGTTTTGTTAAaggatttgggaccgatgatgatcatgtcagatttatcactatttactttgagaaagttggcttgcatccataatTTGATTTCAGCAAGGCAGTTGGTTGGACCGGaacaagttgtagtggtgatggatttggggcggcacggcggcccagtggttagcactgttgcctcacagcaagaaggtcctgggttcgaaccccaggccgtcccaggtcctttctgtgtggagtttgcatgttctccccgtgtctgcgtgggtttcctcccaccatcaaaaagacaggcatgttagggttactactcctgtctgtgcccctgaaaaaggcaatggaaagaactggagttggtccccgggtgctgcagctgcccactgctcctatacaataggatgggtgaaatgcagaagACGAATTAACTGTAAGAAGACAATTCATTGCAACAATACAATGAtaagataaagtggctttctttttcttttttagtagAGACGTAGAGCTGAACTTCATCGGTGTAGCAGTGGAAGTGGGGACCATGACGATGTCTGATGTGTCATCTTTTCTAAAGTAGTGACATCATAAACATTTTTACATAGTAGTCACATTTAGATACGACACTGATGTCAATTGTTTaaattattaattttatttactTAAATGAAAACACACAAACGTAGTAATATCAGTAGAAATAGATTCAAAGTACACAGTTTTACAGGAGTGATGCAAGACATTGTAGGGAAGGACTGAATTGGAATGTGAAGTGTTACATGGATGCTAAACAAGATATCTTGGTAATGCTTTTGCACCATTTTGCAAACTATGACCCCTGATCCCAACAGTCAGCTTTTAGGCGGCGATTTACTCTTACCTAATGATAAGTCTGTCTCGGCAGAGATTTACAGTAATCTGACGCTCACATGAAACCCTCTGGAAATCCAGATGGGTGCCACGTAGTCAAGAATCCAGATAAACCAGTGTCTTGTCTTTCTCCAAATTCACCTCTTGCCAATCATTACTGTAAGATGGTTTCTTCTGGGAAAGAAATTGAGAAAAAATATTGAGCCGTGTGATGTATAAGCTCAAAAAAGCAATCTGTGCATCCCTGATGCAAACTGCCGAACAAGATGCTGTGTGAATTTTCAGTGATTTTGTTCTCATGACTGATCTGTGATACCGACATATCTCATAAGATTACGTTTTCATAAGGTATGACACACTGAAGTCCAATTTTCATGCAGAGATTGGACAACACAGATTGACAAACTAAGTGTCGAATCCCTTAATCCCATCTCAATTTTTGTTTCATTGGACAAGAATGAGATggcccacaaaaaaaaacaaaaaaaaaaaacaatttttttgctTGGTGGCATCATTTCTAACTGAAACGTGGCTCAGTATTAGGCGGTCATCTCCAAAATTTATGTTCAGGGTTTTGTCTCCCGAGCTAAATTTGCCTTGTGGGACAATAACTGAAACTGGAGCTGAACTGAAACTCGCAAATGCTGTACTCGCAACTGCACTCTCACAATACAGGCCGATTCACAAGCTGTCAATGTGTCAGCGCGCTCTCTTGCATCAGTCACCATGAGGAAACGCCGTCACTAATTTATAAATCATTGTCTCATACTCACAGTTGATTTGTTGCACCACGGGGATCACACAATAACCACACTTAAAACCTGGGCGTGGACAACACAAACCTATTCTGTAGCATTTTATCTAAACGACATATCCCCTACAAAGTAACCTTCCATTCTTTATCTGCCGTCCAGTGTCTTGTCCCTGGCTATCACTGACTCATCAAacttgatcatcagtgtagtgccTTTGTGCCAGTGGGCAGTGACCTTGGCAGAGAAGCCACTGTGAGTAAGAATGGCCTCCACAATTCCTGCAGTAAAGGCTGCACAGTTCAAGGTGCTGTTCTCCTTAGGGACTGAGATATAGGCATTGATGAGGGGTTCCTTCTCTATTATGTAGTAGGTCTTGTCATCATCGTTGGCCTGCTCAAGCTTGTCCGCTTCCTTTCCGAACAAAGATTTCCACACATTAACCTACAGGAAGATATAAAGTGATCAGTACAGATAATCTTACTATAATCAAAACTCAGAAAAGTGTCATTTTTACATAGTAAAGAAGACaccaagtttagtgggagaaacgtttcatcactcatctaagtgacttcatcagtctcagctgactgcaggtatccccaccctgataggtcagttgcataatgactgaaattggcgatctgtttcatatgtaaatgccgcaaccattaattagagttacaatggccaagtgtactattcagaggattggggaatagctgcaatcgcaacattgtaagatggtgaaagaCGCACTCTCAGTCCAGGGCTAAGAGTACAtagtcacttagatgggtgatgaaacctttctcctgCTAAACTttttgtccagataaactgattcaactttctgagatagTAAAGAAAACATTCTGTTCATCGTAAGTCACTTACAATGTTGACTGGAGCAACTAAGCTATTTGTAAGCcatttgcacaacatttaagGTATGGGAAGCAGTGTTCAGTTGCGTTAATGAGAACCAATTACAGCTCgtgttgtgaatgtgtgttaGAGAGGATCAGCACACCTTGATGAAGAGCAGTATGTTAAGCACTTTGGTCTCCCTCTTGCCATTCTTTTCTCTCAAGACCAGTGCATCCACCAGACTGGCTCCCACACTCTGACC
The nucleotide sequence above comes from Lampris incognitus isolate fLamInc1 chromosome 10, fLamInc1.hap2, whole genome shotgun sequence. Encoded proteins:
- the LOC130119053 gene encoding trafficking protein particle complex subunit 5-like isoform X1, whose protein sequence is MKVRRSEMQYICVNEREDSGMEMDTRFTRGKSTILERPLTRPKTEVSVSAFALLFSEMVQYCQSRVYSVTELQTRLSDMGQSVGASLVDALVLREKNGKRETKVLNILLFIKVNVWKSLFGKEADKLEQANDDDKTYYIIEKEPLINAYISVPKENSTLNCAAFTAGIVEAILTHSGFSAKVTAHWHKGTTLMIKFDESVIARDKTLDGR
- the LOC130119053 gene encoding trafficking protein particle complex subunit 5-like isoform X2, with the translated sequence MDTRFTRGKSTILERPLTRPKTEVSVSAFALLFSEMVQYCQSRVYSVTELQTRLSDMGQSVGASLVDALVLREKNGKRETKVLNILLFIKVNVWKSLFGKEADKLEQANDDDKTYYIIEKEPLINAYISVPKENSTLNCAAFTAGIVEAILTHSGFSAKVTAHWHKGTTLMIKFDESVIARDKTLDGR